A window of the Streptomyces sp. NBC_00454 genome harbors these coding sequences:
- a CDS encoding beta-propeller fold lactonase family protein, which yields MSMDATIRPTGLRRFGLPHHVTTWAAATVLAAGTLTAAAGSAQGAAPAHPTVYVANSDADSVSAIDTVTGATLATIPVGDGPSQAATTPDGSRVYVSNSADATLTAIDTATNTATATFPFGQSPAQIAFTPDGKRGYVADRAAQSVNVLSPDTNVLTASIPVAGNPSYVVVNPAGTRVYVTRTADARVDVIDTATNAVTASIPVAGDPRRLAVNPAGTRVYVTGNSGNTVSVIDTATNTVVAGLGTGGLYPQAVAVSPNGTRLYVVNVLSSSVSVIDAAGGTILATVPVGSSPVDTALAPDGKHLYVANYRGDSLSVIDTATNTVTGTLATGYAPVALTITPTLAADLGVSLTATAVPGLLNGHIDYTLTVTNYGPATAATGTVTAPLTAPMSATSPNCTVGSGAVTCTVTNLAPGASTTRRFTAPVGLLSLGTAYTVTATRTASSPADPNAANDSSSRTCTALTSLLVTCN from the coding sequence ATGAGCATGGACGCGACGATCAGACCCACGGGTTTACGCCGATTCGGCCTGCCCCACCACGTCACGACCTGGGCGGCGGCCACGGTGCTCGCCGCGGGCACGCTGACCGCGGCGGCCGGTTCGGCGCAGGGCGCGGCGCCCGCGCACCCGACCGTCTACGTCGCCAACAGCGACGCCGACAGCGTTTCGGCGATCGACACCGTCACCGGCGCGACCCTCGCCACCATCCCCGTCGGCGACGGCCCCAGTCAGGCGGCGACCACCCCGGACGGCTCGCGGGTGTACGTCTCGAACTCCGCCGATGCCACCCTGACCGCGATCGACACCGCCACCAACACCGCGACGGCCACGTTCCCCTTCGGCCAGTCCCCGGCGCAGATCGCCTTCACCCCGGACGGCAAGCGCGGTTACGTCGCCGACCGGGCGGCCCAGTCGGTGAACGTCCTGAGCCCCGACACCAACGTCCTCACCGCCTCCATCCCCGTCGCCGGCAACCCCTCGTACGTGGTCGTGAACCCGGCCGGCACCCGCGTCTATGTCACCCGCACCGCGGACGCCCGTGTCGACGTGATCGACACCGCCACGAACGCCGTCACCGCGAGCATTCCCGTCGCGGGCGATCCCCGTAGGCTCGCGGTCAACCCGGCAGGCACCCGCGTCTACGTCACCGGCAACTCCGGCAACACCGTCTCCGTGATCGACACCGCCACCAACACCGTGGTCGCCGGCCTCGGTACCGGCGGCCTCTACCCGCAGGCCGTGGCCGTCTCCCCCAACGGCACCCGCCTGTACGTGGTCAACGTGCTCTCCTCCAGCGTCTCCGTCATCGACGCGGCCGGCGGCACCATCCTGGCGACCGTCCCCGTCGGCTCCTCCCCCGTGGACACCGCCCTCGCCCCCGACGGCAAACACCTGTACGTCGCCAACTACCGCGGCGACAGCCTGTCCGTGATCGACACCGCCACGAACACCGTCACCGGGACGCTCGCCACCGGTTACGCGCCCGTCGCCCTCACCATCACCCCCACGCTCGCCGCCGACCTCGGGGTCTCCCTCACGGCCACCGCCGTGCCCGGCCTGCTCAACGGGCACATCGACTACACGCTGACCGTCACCAACTACGGGCCCGCGACGGCCGCCACCGGCACCGTCACCGCGCCCCTGACCGCCCCGATGAGCGCCACCAGCCCCAACTGCACCGTCGGCTCGGGCGCCGTCACCTGCACCGTCACGAACCTCGCCCCGGGCGCGAGCACCACCCGGCGCTTCACCGCACCGGTGGGGCTCCTCAGCCTCGGCACCGCCTACACCGTCACCGCCACCCGTACCGCCAGCAGTCCGGCCGACCCGAACGCGGCCAACGACAGCAGCAGCCGTACCTGCACCGCGCTCACCTCGCTCCTCGTCACCTGCAACTGA
- a CDS encoding LLM class flavin-dependent oxidoreductase has product MPVEFLGIAATNDASETTARSGAAFDKEYTLRLARAHEDHGWDRVLFAYGSGSPDPAPAAAYVAGKLDRLQLLLAHRPNVSYPTFAAKTFATLDQISEGRLAVHFITGGNDHEQAREGDTLTKDERYARTREYIRIVKKAWTAREPFDHEGEHYRFHDFVSDVRPFQQPRPDVSFGGSSPAAYAAGGAEADVYCLWGEPLERTAEQIESVKAAALAAGRTDVPRIQVAFRPIIAPTEELAWEKAHRTVGAIKERRGTGPAHRRSEGIAQAATPQNAGSQRLIAIAEAGERYDRALWTPTAAATGGAGNSNALVGTPETVAQALLDYYDLGVDVLSARGYDLLGDAIDFGRYVIPLVREEVAKRDAERGGGEHDETRAAHRPQQPLAVVRG; this is encoded by the coding sequence ATGCCCGTGGAATTCCTCGGCATAGCCGCGACCAACGACGCATCCGAAACCACCGCACGCTCCGGCGCCGCCTTCGACAAGGAGTACACGCTCCGGCTCGCCCGAGCCCACGAGGACCACGGCTGGGACCGGGTGCTCTTCGCGTACGGCTCCGGATCCCCGGATCCGGCACCGGCCGCCGCCTACGTCGCCGGCAAGCTGGACCGCCTCCAACTCCTGCTCGCCCACCGCCCGAACGTCTCGTACCCCACCTTCGCCGCCAAGACCTTCGCGACCCTCGACCAGATCAGCGAGGGGCGCCTCGCCGTCCACTTCATCACCGGCGGCAACGACCACGAGCAGGCCCGCGAGGGCGACACCCTCACCAAGGACGAGCGCTACGCCCGCACCCGCGAGTACATCCGGATCGTCAAGAAGGCCTGGACCGCCCGGGAGCCCTTCGACCACGAGGGCGAGCACTACCGCTTCCACGACTTCGTCAGCGATGTCCGCCCGTTCCAACAGCCGCGCCCCGACGTCTCGTTCGGAGGTTCCTCGCCGGCCGCGTACGCCGCCGGAGGCGCCGAGGCCGACGTCTACTGCCTGTGGGGTGAGCCGCTGGAGCGGACCGCAGAGCAGATCGAGTCCGTGAAGGCGGCCGCGCTGGCCGCCGGCCGCACCGACGTGCCGCGCATCCAGGTGGCGTTCCGGCCGATCATCGCCCCGACCGAGGAACTGGCCTGGGAGAAGGCCCACCGCACCGTGGGCGCCATCAAGGAGCGGCGAGGCACGGGGCCCGCACACCGCCGGAGCGAGGGCATCGCGCAGGCCGCGACACCACAGAACGCCGGCTCGCAGCGGCTGATCGCCATCGCCGAGGCGGGGGAGCGCTACGACCGCGCGCTGTGGACCCCGACCGCGGCCGCCACCGGCGGCGCGGGCAACTCCAACGCACTGGTCGGCACCCCGGAAACCGTCGCCCAAGCCCTGCTGGACTACTACGACCTCGGCGTCGACGTCCTCTCGGCCCGCGGCTACGACCTCCTGGGCGACGCCATCGACTTCGGCCGGTACGTGATCCCGCTCGTCCGCGAGGAGGTCGCCAAGCGCGATGCCGAGCGGGGCGGCGGCGAGCACGACGAGACCCGCGCCGCGCACCGTCCGCAGCAGCCGCTCGCCGTGGTGCGCGGATGA
- a CDS encoding amino acid ABC transporter permease: MTESVVTARPAPPDSPPPAPRGSTRPPALRAHADRVLPVRRPWRWVATAVVLVLLAQAVHGLLTNSFYQWDRFGYWFTRPVIVDGLLVTLQVTAYSAVLGLLGGVVLALGRLSSNPVLRAVSWAYIWLLRSVPLIVVLLFLYNFSALYATLSVGVPFGPAFFTFDESKLASDIVVAVVGLSLCEAAYAAEVVRAGILSVDQGQHEAASALGLPRRYQFARIVFPQALRSIVPSYVNQLIGLLKATSLVFYVSLLDLFGSVQSMGATYPGDVVPLLLVATVWYVILTSVVSVVQFYVERYYARGALRTLPATPLQKARSGLGALRERLRTEAAI, encoded by the coding sequence GTGACCGAATCCGTTGTGACCGCCCGCCCCGCCCCACCCGATTCCCCACCCCCCGCACCCCGGGGATCCACCCGCCCGCCGGCCCTCCGCGCTCACGCCGACCGGGTGCTGCCGGTCCGCCGCCCCTGGCGGTGGGTGGCCACGGCCGTCGTCCTCGTCCTGCTCGCCCAGGCCGTCCACGGCCTGCTGACGAACTCGTTCTACCAATGGGACCGGTTCGGCTACTGGTTCACCCGTCCCGTGATCGTCGACGGGCTCCTCGTCACCCTCCAAGTGACCGCGTACAGCGCGGTGCTGGGGCTGCTCGGCGGAGTGGTGCTCGCCCTCGGCAGGCTCTCCTCCAATCCGGTGCTGCGGGCGGTCAGCTGGGCGTACATCTGGCTGCTGCGCTCGGTGCCGCTGATCGTGGTGCTGCTCTTCCTCTACAACTTCAGTGCTCTGTACGCCACGTTGAGCGTGGGCGTACCGTTCGGCCCGGCGTTCTTCACCTTCGACGAGTCGAAGCTGGCCTCCGACATCGTGGTCGCGGTGGTCGGGCTCTCCCTCTGCGAGGCGGCGTACGCGGCCGAGGTGGTACGGGCCGGGATCCTCTCCGTCGACCAGGGCCAGCACGAGGCGGCGTCCGCACTGGGCCTGCCCCGCCGCTACCAGTTCGCGCGGATCGTCTTCCCGCAGGCCCTGCGCTCCATCGTCCCCTCGTACGTGAACCAGCTGATCGGGCTCCTGAAGGCCACTTCGCTGGTCTTCTACGTGTCGCTGCTCGACCTGTTCGGCTCCGTGCAGAGCATGGGCGCCACCTATCCCGGAGACGTGGTGCCGCTGCTGCTGGTCGCCACCGTCTGGTACGTGATCCTGACCAGCGTGGTCTCCGTCGTGCAGTTCTACGTGGAGCGGTACTACGCGCGCGGTGCGCTGCGCACCCTGCCCGCCACTCCCCTACAGAAGGCCCGCTCCGGGCTCGGCGCGCTGCGCGAGCGACTGCGGACGGAGGCGGCGATATGA
- a CDS encoding ABC transporter substrate-binding protein has product MNLPAHGTRTRLRGLAAALALLPLLALAGCGSADGATPSAPGAQAPSAASDDPVAAVVAVESVAALLPDEVRKAGTLRVGSSVGTPPAAYYPNGQNKKPAGQDIDIADAAARVLGLKLERQDASFETILPALGSGKYDFGTGNFGVTAERLKTIDFVTYINDGQGFAVKTGNTTLTTQVSDLTQLCGLTIGTGAGTTFEKTLSAQQGVCAAAGKKPYEVKVFSEPGAVTTALQQGRIDVVMSTINGLRHQASQPAAQTTFLGEYHRLDVGFAFKKGSPLTPAFQSAVNELIKNGTYARILKKWGTDASAIETSQTNPAEHK; this is encoded by the coding sequence GTGAACCTCCCCGCGCACGGGACCCGCACCCGCCTGCGCGGCCTCGCCGCCGCCCTCGCGCTCCTGCCCCTCCTGGCACTGGCGGGCTGCGGCTCCGCCGACGGCGCCACCCCGTCCGCACCGGGCGCCCAGGCGCCTTCCGCGGCCTCCGACGACCCGGTCGCAGCCGTGGTGGCGGTGGAATCCGTAGCCGCACTCCTCCCCGACGAGGTGCGCAAGGCGGGCACGCTCCGGGTCGGGAGCTCCGTCGGAACACCGCCCGCGGCCTACTACCCCAACGGGCAGAACAAGAAGCCCGCCGGCCAGGACATCGACATCGCCGACGCCGCGGCCAGGGTCCTCGGCCTGAAACTGGAGCGGCAGGACGCCTCCTTCGAGACGATCCTGCCCGCCCTCGGCAGCGGCAAGTACGACTTCGGCACCGGCAATTTCGGCGTCACCGCCGAACGGCTGAAGACCATCGACTTCGTCACGTACATCAACGACGGCCAGGGCTTCGCGGTGAAGACCGGCAACACCACGCTGACCACCCAGGTCTCCGACCTCACCCAGCTGTGCGGACTGACCATCGGCACGGGGGCGGGCACGACCTTCGAGAAGACCCTCAGCGCCCAGCAGGGCGTGTGCGCCGCGGCCGGGAAGAAGCCCTACGAGGTGAAGGTCTTCTCCGAGCCCGGCGCCGTCACCACCGCCCTCCAGCAGGGCCGGATCGACGTGGTCATGTCGACCATCAACGGGCTGCGCCACCAGGCGTCCCAGCCCGCGGCGCAGACCACCTTCCTCGGCGAATACCACCGCCTCGACGTCGGCTTCGCCTTCAAGAAGGGGTCCCCGCTCACCCCCGCCTTCCAGTCCGCCGTCAACGAGCTGATCAAGAACGGCACTTACGCGCGGATCCTGAAGAAGTGGGGTACGGACGCCTCCGCGATCGAGACCTCGCAGACCAACCCCGCCGAGCACAAGTGA
- a CDS encoding putative quinol monooxygenase, with product MIFIVVKFPVKPEYAAQWPELVADFTHATRAEPGNLWFEWSRSLDEPDTYVLVEAFQDDAAEAHVTSEHFRAALETMRPLVTRTPEIVSTTIEGATGWSRMGELQID from the coding sequence ATGATCTTCATTGTGGTGAAATTCCCCGTCAAGCCCGAATATGCAGCCCAATGGCCCGAGCTGGTGGCGGATTTCACCCACGCCACCCGCGCCGAGCCCGGCAACCTGTGGTTCGAGTGGTCCCGCAGCCTGGACGAGCCGGACACCTACGTCCTGGTCGAGGCGTTCCAGGACGACGCGGCGGAGGCCCACGTCACCTCCGAGCACTTCCGCGCCGCTCTGGAGACCATGCGGCCCCTGGTCACCCGTACGCCCGAGATCGTCAGCACCACCATCGAGGGCGCCACCGGCTGGAGCCGGATGGGCGAACTCCAGATCGACTGA
- a CDS encoding amino acid ABC transporter ATP-binding protein, translated as MVEVRGVHKSFGPLEVLRGVDLQVRTGEVTVILGPSGSGKSTLLRTINHLEKVDRGWIGIDGELIGYRRSGGKLYELKEKEVLRQRTRIGFVFQNFNLFPHLTVLENLVEAPVSALRRDRGEARRTALRLLERVGLSEKAEAYPRQLSGGQQQRVAVARALALEPKVLLFDEPTSALDPELVGEVLDVIKDLARAGTTMVVVTHETGFAREVADTVVFMDGGVVVEQGPPAAVLDAPRHARTRAFLSKVL; from the coding sequence ATGGTCGAAGTCCGCGGCGTCCACAAGAGCTTCGGACCGCTGGAGGTGCTGCGCGGAGTCGACCTCCAAGTACGCACCGGGGAAGTGACCGTGATCCTCGGTCCCTCCGGATCGGGCAAGTCCACGCTGCTGCGCACCATCAACCATCTGGAGAAGGTGGACCGCGGCTGGATCGGCATCGACGGGGAGCTCATCGGCTACCGCCGCTCCGGCGGAAAGCTGTACGAGCTGAAGGAGAAGGAGGTGCTGAGGCAGCGCACCCGCATCGGGTTCGTCTTCCAGAACTTCAACCTCTTCCCGCACCTCACCGTCCTGGAGAACCTCGTGGAGGCCCCGGTCTCGGCGCTGCGCCGGGACCGGGGGGAGGCGAGGCGGACGGCCCTGCGGCTACTGGAGCGCGTGGGCCTGTCCGAGAAGGCCGAGGCCTACCCGCGGCAGCTGTCCGGAGGCCAGCAGCAGCGGGTCGCCGTGGCCCGCGCGCTCGCCCTGGAACCCAAGGTGCTGCTCTTCGACGAGCCCACCTCGGCGCTCGACCCGGAGCTGGTCGGGGAGGTCCTGGACGTCATCAAGGACCTGGCCCGCGCCGGAACCACCATGGTCGTCGTGACGCACGAGACGGGTTTCGCCCGCGAGGTGGCCGACACCGTCGTGTTCATGGACGGCGGAGTCGTGGTGGAACAGGGCCCGCCCGCCGCGGTCCTGGACGCGCCGCGGCACGCCAGGACCCGCGCCTTCCTCTCCAAGGTCCTCTGA
- a CDS encoding amino acid ABC transporter permease, with protein sequence MATSSHVSTLSDAPDAPPGSPGSAGPRHEDELPRIVPRRQLGRRLAACAALLVFAMVLVSIVRNKAFQWGVVGQYFTTAAVLDGLLLTLWLTAVVMVLGFLLGTVLAVMRLSDNPVLKTLSWGYVWIFRSTPLLVQLLFWFNIGALYPTLGLGIPYGPEFFTVKTVNLLGPTLTAVIGLTLHETAYAAEVVRGGILSVDPGQVEAAQALGLSRGRTLRRIVVPQAMTSIVPTAGNMLIGTLKGTSIVSVLAVHDLLYSTQLIYNQTYQVIPLLMVATLWYIAVTTLLSTGQYYIERHYARGASRALPPAPWRRWLSRPGRRIQRIHERA encoded by the coding sequence ATGGCCACCTCTTCCCATGTCTCCACCCTGTCCGACGCACCCGACGCACCCCCCGGCTCGCCCGGCTCGGCCGGCCCCCGCCACGAGGACGAGTTGCCCCGCATCGTGCCGCGCCGACAGCTGGGCCGCAGGCTCGCCGCCTGCGCCGCGCTGCTGGTCTTCGCGATGGTGCTGGTGTCGATCGTCCGCAACAAGGCCTTCCAATGGGGGGTGGTCGGGCAGTACTTCACCACCGCCGCCGTGCTCGACGGGCTGCTTTTGACCCTGTGGCTGACCGCCGTGGTGATGGTGCTCGGCTTCCTCCTCGGCACGGTGCTGGCGGTGATGCGACTCAGTGACAACCCGGTCCTGAAGACCCTGAGCTGGGGTTACGTCTGGATCTTCCGGTCCACTCCGCTGCTGGTGCAGCTGCTGTTCTGGTTCAACATCGGCGCCCTCTACCCGACGCTAGGCCTCGGCATCCCCTACGGCCCCGAGTTCTTCACCGTGAAGACGGTGAATCTGCTCGGCCCGACCCTGACCGCCGTCATCGGCCTGACCCTGCACGAGACGGCGTACGCCGCCGAGGTGGTGCGGGGCGGCATCCTCTCCGTGGACCCCGGCCAGGTCGAGGCCGCGCAGGCGCTCGGCCTGAGCAGGGGGCGCACCCTGCGCCGGATCGTCGTCCCGCAGGCGATGACCTCGATCGTGCCGACCGCCGGGAACATGCTGATCGGCACGCTCAAGGGGACCAGCATCGTCAGCGTGCTGGCCGTGCACGACCTGCTGTACTCGACGCAGCTGATCTACAACCAGACCTACCAGGTCATCCCGCTGCTCATGGTCGCCACCCTCTGGTACATAGCCGTCACGACCCTCCTGAGCACGGGCCAGTACTACATCGAGCGGCACTACGCGCGCGGCGCCTCCCGCGCCCTGCCGCCGGCTCCGTGGCGCCGGTGGCTGTCGCGACCCGGCCGCAGGATACAGAGAATTCACGAACGGGCCTGA
- a CDS encoding glycosyltransferase, protein MRVLLVAYGSRGDIEPMAGFALRLRELGAEVQMCAPPDFAELLDTVGLPLVPLGQSIREMTTEAVRETKPTVALTLPERAARIAAATYASLAAVAEGCDAVVATGLMPAAAAARSVADKLGIPYVFVSYFPTYLPSEQHPPLVWPGRQAPPEVTDNQVLWDLNAEIMNELFGGGVNALRTSVGLPPVDDVREHVFTDRPWLAADPVLGPWPEPEPEPAGPGVVQTGAWIKPDERPLPAELEAFLGAGTPPVYVGFGSMPLREAQEVARAAVAAVRAQGRRVLVSRGWADLALTDDQDDCFAVGEVNQQALFGRVAAVVHHGGAGTTTTAARAGAPQVVVPQMADQPYWAGRVAELGIGAAHEGPDPTFDSLSTALAGVLTPEVRARAAAVAGTIRTDGTAVAAKLLLEVVGRAPSPAPSA, encoded by the coding sequence ATGCGGGTGTTGCTGGTGGCGTACGGGTCTCGCGGGGACATCGAACCGATGGCGGGATTCGCGCTGCGATTGCGGGAGCTGGGCGCGGAGGTGCAGATGTGCGCGCCGCCGGACTTCGCTGAGCTCCTGGACACCGTCGGCCTCCCGCTGGTGCCGCTCGGCCAGTCGATCCGCGAGATGACGACGGAGGCTGTGCGGGAGACGAAGCCGACGGTGGCGCTGACCCTGCCGGAGCGCGCGGCCCGGATCGCCGCCGCGACGTACGCGTCGCTCGCCGCGGTGGCCGAGGGGTGCGACGCGGTCGTGGCGACCGGTCTGATGCCGGCCGCGGCCGCCGCCCGATCGGTGGCGGACAAGCTGGGCATCCCGTACGTGTTCGTGTCCTACTTCCCGACGTATCTGCCGTCCGAGCAGCACCCCCCGCTGGTGTGGCCGGGCCGCCAGGCGCCGCCGGAGGTGACGGACAACCAGGTGCTGTGGGACCTGAACGCCGAGATCATGAACGAGTTGTTCGGCGGGGGCGTCAACGCCCTGCGGACGTCGGTCGGTCTGCCCCCGGTGGACGACGTCCGCGAGCACGTCTTCACCGACCGGCCGTGGCTGGCGGCGGACCCCGTCCTCGGCCCGTGGCCGGAACCGGAGCCGGAGCCCGCGGGCCCCGGGGTGGTGCAGACCGGCGCGTGGATCAAGCCGGACGAACGGCCGCTCCCGGCCGAGTTGGAGGCGTTCCTGGGCGCCGGCACGCCGCCGGTGTACGTGGGCTTCGGCAGCATGCCGCTGCGCGAGGCGCAGGAGGTCGCCCGGGCGGCCGTCGCCGCCGTCCGTGCGCAGGGCCGCCGCGTACTGGTCTCGCGCGGCTGGGCGGACCTCGCCCTGACCGACGACCAGGACGACTGCTTCGCCGTCGGCGAGGTCAACCAGCAGGCGCTGTTCGGCCGGGTGGCCGCCGTCGTGCACCACGGCGGCGCGGGTACGACGACGACGGCCGCCCGGGCGGGCGCGCCGCAGGTGGTCGTCCCCCAGATGGCGGACCAGCCGTACTGGGCCGGCCGGGTGGCGGAGCTGGGCATCGGCGCGGCCCACGAAGGACCGGATCCGACCTTCGACTCCCTGTCGACCGCGCTCGCGGGCGTCCTGACCCCCGAGGTCCGCGCCCGGGCGGCCGCCGTGGCCGGCACGATCCGTACCGACGGGACGGCGGTGGCGGCGAAGCTGCTGCTCGAGGTGGTGGGACGGGCCCCGTCGCCGGCGCCGTCCGCGTGA
- a CDS encoding amino acid ABC transporter ATP-binding protein: MTPAAVEVRGVHKWFGAQQVLDGVDLTVRPGSVTAVLGRSGSGKSTLLRVINHLEKPEAGHVSVGGELIGVRRHGDRLKELTEKAILAQRGRIGFVFQNFNLFPHLTVLDNVAAAPVATGRLPRAEARRLAGELLARVGLADKAAAYPRQLSGGQQQRVAIARALALRPQVILFDEPTSALDPELVGEVLAVIKDLADSGTTLVIVTHEIAFAREVADEVVFLDGGRIVEQGPPAQVLVHPSHPRTREFLSKVL, encoded by the coding sequence ATGACCCCGGCCGCCGTCGAAGTGCGCGGCGTACACAAGTGGTTCGGCGCCCAACAGGTCCTGGACGGAGTGGACCTGACCGTCCGGCCGGGCAGCGTCACGGCCGTCCTCGGCCGGTCCGGGTCCGGCAAGTCCACCCTGCTCCGGGTGATCAATCACCTGGAGAAGCCCGAGGCCGGCCATGTCAGCGTGGGCGGCGAGCTGATCGGGGTCCGGCGGCACGGCGACCGCCTCAAGGAGCTGACCGAGAAGGCGATCCTGGCCCAGCGCGGCCGGATCGGCTTCGTCTTCCAGAACTTCAACCTCTTCCCGCACCTGACCGTGCTCGACAACGTGGCCGCCGCCCCCGTCGCGACGGGACGGCTGCCCCGGGCCGAGGCCCGGCGTCTGGCGGGCGAGCTGCTCGCCCGGGTCGGCCTGGCCGACAAGGCAGCTGCCTATCCACGGCAGTTGTCCGGCGGCCAGCAGCAACGGGTGGCCATCGCCCGCGCTCTCGCGCTGCGGCCGCAGGTCATCCTCTTCGACGAACCGACCTCTGCGCTGGACCCGGAGCTGGTGGGCGAGGTGCTCGCCGTCATCAAGGACCTGGCCGACAGCGGCACCACGCTGGTCATCGTCACGCACGAGATCGCCTTCGCGCGCGAGGTGGCGGACGAGGTGGTCTTCCTCGACGGCGGGCGGATCGTCGAACAGGGTCCCCCCGCCCAGGTGCTGGTCCACCCCTCGCACCCCCGCACCCGGGAGTTCCTGAGCAAGGTGCTCTGA
- a CDS encoding trans-acting enoyl reductase family protein has translation MGTAQTVTVFGAYGHTGRFVVAELRERGFLPVLSGRDPGKLKELAESHPGLDVRPASVDDPASLDRALAGAAAVINCAGPFATTAGPVIEAALRAGIPYVDVAAEIEANADTFARFTDRARAEGAVVLPAMAFYGGLGDLLATAAMGDWTAADEAHVAYGLSSWHPTEGTRLAGKVSRERRGGRRVRYAGGQLEYRDDAPPTLEWAFPEPMGTRAVIGEFTMADAVTIPSHLSIPEVRGYMTTEAATDLSSADTPSPAAVDDSGRSAQTFLVDVLVRSGGAERRAVARGQDIYAVTAPLAVEALSRILTGRTRAVGVVSAGELFDAPDFLRALSSHLSFELSH, from the coding sequence ATGGGAACGGCGCAGACGGTGACGGTGTTCGGGGCGTACGGGCACACCGGGCGGTTCGTGGTGGCGGAACTGCGGGAGCGAGGGTTCCTCCCGGTGCTCTCCGGCCGCGACCCCGGCAAGCTGAAGGAACTGGCAGAGTCCCACCCGGGCCTTGACGTCCGGCCCGCGTCGGTGGACGACCCGGCTTCGCTCGACCGGGCGCTGGCCGGTGCGGCGGCCGTGATCAACTGCGCCGGGCCCTTCGCCACGACCGCCGGCCCGGTGATCGAGGCGGCACTGCGCGCCGGGATCCCGTACGTGGACGTCGCGGCCGAGATCGAGGCCAACGCCGACACGTTCGCGCGGTTCACGGACCGGGCCCGCGCCGAAGGAGCGGTGGTCCTCCCCGCGATGGCCTTCTACGGAGGCCTCGGCGACCTGCTCGCCACCGCGGCGATGGGGGACTGGACCGCAGCCGACGAGGCGCACGTCGCGTACGGGCTGAGCAGCTGGCACCCCACGGAAGGGACGCGCCTCGCGGGCAAGGTCTCCCGGGAGCGGCGCGGCGGCCGGCGCGTCCGGTACGCAGGCGGGCAGCTGGAGTACCGCGATGACGCGCCGCCCACCCTGGAGTGGGCCTTCCCCGAGCCGATGGGCACCCGGGCCGTCATCGGGGAGTTCACGATGGCCGACGCGGTCACCATCCCCAGCCACCTGTCCATCCCCGAGGTGCGCGGCTACATGACGACGGAAGCGGCCACGGACCTGTCGTCCGCGGACACCCCGTCCCCGGCCGCGGTCGACGACAGCGGCCGGTCCGCGCAGACCTTCCTCGTCGACGTCCTCGTGCGCTCCGGCGGCGCCGAACGGCGCGCCGTGGCCCGGGGTCAGGACATCTACGCCGTCACGGCTCCGCTCGCGGTGGAAGCGCTCTCCCGCATCCTCACGGGACGGACCAGGGCGGTCGGCGTCGTCTCCGCGGGCGAGCTCTTCGACGCGCCGGACTTCCTGCGCGCGCTGTCCTCGCACCTCTCCTTCGAACTGTCGCACTAG
- a CDS encoding helix-turn-helix domain-containing protein: MGTLALAVTDGMLHFELSVAYEIFGSPPTVPASPAFPAGTVDPWYEVSVCGTGSVRVGPYRLEPGHGLERLRRADTVIVPAWADVDVEPPGDLVDAVRAAHEAGARVASLCTGAFVLAAAGLLDGKRATTHWAHTEALAARYPRVEVDPDVLYVDNGSVLTSAGKAAALDLCLHLVRLDHGSSIANAAARRLVVPPLRAGGQAQFVTSPVPAQDEHHPLSELLPWVIERLDQPLTVEDLARRARMSSRHLGRHFKAATGTTPLQWLHTQRIRLAQELLENSDQSIDAIAAATGMGTATTLRRHFNRTVGVPPDTYRRTFRGGAPQ; encoded by the coding sequence ATGGGTACTCTCGCGCTGGCCGTCACCGACGGGATGCTGCACTTCGAACTGTCCGTGGCGTACGAGATCTTCGGCTCACCGCCGACCGTCCCGGCCTCCCCCGCCTTCCCGGCCGGCACGGTCGACCCCTGGTACGAGGTCTCCGTCTGCGGGACGGGCTCCGTGCGGGTCGGGCCGTACCGGCTGGAGCCCGGCCACGGGCTGGAGCGGCTGCGGCGCGCCGACACCGTGATCGTCCCCGCCTGGGCCGATGTGGACGTGGAGCCGCCCGGCGACCTGGTCGACGCGGTGCGCGCGGCCCACGAGGCCGGCGCCCGAGTGGCCTCGCTCTGCACGGGCGCCTTCGTGCTGGCCGCCGCCGGGCTGCTGGACGGGAAGCGCGCGACCACCCACTGGGCGCACACCGAGGCCCTGGCCGCCCGCTATCCGCGGGTGGAGGTCGACCCGGACGTGCTCTACGTGGACAACGGCAGCGTGCTCACCTCGGCGGGCAAGGCCGCCGCACTGGACCTGTGCCTGCACCTGGTCCGTCTCGACCACGGCTCGTCGATCGCCAACGCGGCCGCGCGCCGGCTGGTCGTGCCGCCGCTCCGGGCGGGCGGTCAGGCCCAGTTCGTCACCAGCCCGGTGCCCGCCCAGGACGAACACCACCCGCTGTCCGAGCTGTTGCCCTGGGTGATCGAGCGGCTCGACCAGCCACTGACCGTGGAGGACCTGGCCCGCCGGGCCCGGATGAGCTCGCGCCATCTGGGCCGCCACTTCAAAGCGGCGACCGGGACCACCCCTCTGCAATGGCTGCACACCCAACGGATCCGCCTGGCACAGGAGTTGCTGGAGAACTCCGACCAGAGCATCGACGCGATCGCGGCGGCCACCGGCATGGGCACCGCGACGACACTGCGCCGGCACTTCAACCGGACGGTCGGCGTGCCCCCGGACACCTACCGCCGCACGTTCCGTGGCGGGGCCCCGCAGTAA